The Pollutimonas sp. M17 sequence GTTCCGATGCCGAAGCCCAGGGCGCCCAGGGCGCCGTAGGTGGTGGTATGGCTGTCTCCGCAGATGACGACCATGCCCGGCCGTATCATTCCGTGCTCCGGCGCCACGACATGTTCGATGCCCTGCAAGGCATCGTTCGTGTCGAACAACGGTATGCCATGGCGCTGGCAGTTGCGCTTCAGGTTGCTGGCCTGCAAGGCGGACGCCGGATCCGCGATGACGCGGGGCCGGACCGGATGCGTGGGGATGATGTGGCTGACCACGGCCACATTCTGTTCGGGCGCATACACGGCGCGCCCCTGTTCGTGCAGCCCCGCAAACGCCTGAGGGCTGGTGTATTCGTTCATCAAATGCAGATCGGCATAAAGCAGCACATTCTGGTCGTCCAGCCTGGCCACCGTATGCGCGTCCACGAGTTTCCGGTACAAGCTGCGCGCTGACATTGCATAACCTTGAAGATTCCTGCTACCCGGCAATGTTAATATGAGAGTCGAAGTTGATAATGTCGAAAACTCCACTACATTATTTACTCTAAAGACATAATCGCCTCCGCCTCAATCCTGTCCTCATGGATCCCATCTCCGATCTCGGCTTTTTCGTCTTGACGGCCAAGCATGCGACCCTGGCCCGCGCCGCCCAGGAGCTGGGGGTCACCGCGTCCACCGTCAGCAAAAGACTGGCCGCGCTGGAGCAGCGGCTGGGCGTGCGATTGATGAATCGCACGACCCGGCGCATCAGCCTGACCGCCGAAGGCGAGGCCTATCTAGCCGAAGGCTCCACATTGCTGGATGGGCTGAACGTACTGGAGCAGACCATCGCGGGCGGCCACGCCGTGCCGCGCGGACTGCTGCGGGTCCATGCGACACTGGGCTTCGGCAGGCGCCACATCGTTCCGGCGGTGTCCCGATTCATCCGGGAATTTCCCCAGGTCGAGGTTCAGTTGCACCTGAGCGATCGCCCCGCCAGCCTGGTCGAAGATGGATTCGACGTCGCCATCCGTTTTGGCGACATGCCCGACTCCCGACTGACCGCGCGCACCATCGCCCTGAACCGCCGGCTGCTGTGCGCCTCGCCGCGGTATCTTGAGAAAGCCGGCGAACCCGCCCGCCCTTCCGACCTGCCGTCGCACGACTGCATCGTCATCCGCGAAAGCGATGAAACCTACGGCACCTGGTATTTATCGTCGGGCTCGCGAACGGAAACCCTGAAAGTGCGCGGCCGGCTGAGTACCAACGACGGGGCGGCCGCACTGGAATGGGCGCTGGACGGACACGGAATACTGCTCAGGTCCGAATGGGAAGCCGCAGCCTACCTGCGCTCGGGCCGGCTGAAACAGGTATTGGCCGACTGGACCCTGCCGTCGGCCAACATCGTTGCCGTCTATCCCACACGTCAGAATCTGTCGGCCCGCACCCGCGCCTTCGTCGGGCAACTGGCCGACTGGTTTGCGGATCAGCGGCGGCTTGGCGCCAAGGTCGGAGACCACTGGTAGCCAGGTGCGGTCAATCTCCGGCCGGCCCGCTGGGCCGTCAATGCAGGCTAACGCCGGTACAGCAAGCCGGCCAGCAAATCCACCTCGGCGCGCAGCACAGGCAGCAGCTCCGCCTGGCGTTGCGGCGTCATGCGGCTGGTGGTGGCGGCCATGGTAAGGGCCGCCGCGGGAGATCCGAATTGCGTTATGACAGCCAGGCCCATGGCGGTGACGCCAGGCACGGCCATCTCGCCTATGCTGGCATAGCCCAGTTCCCGGCTGCGCGCCACCAGCCTGCGGATATCGGCCTCGTCGCAATTGCCGTACACGCCAAGCCGTGTAGCCACGGCCGCCAGAATCGTATCTATTTCGGACGAGGACAAGGCCAGCAACATGGCCAGTCCTCCCGCATTGACTCCCAAAGGCTGTCGGCTGCCTATGGTTACCACCGGAGTCTGGATGGAGTAATGCCCCAGCACGCGATCGATGCAGACGGCATCGTTGCCTCGGCGAATGAACAGGAAGGCGGTGTCGCCGCTCGTGTCGGCCAGCCTGCGCAAGGACGGCGCGCTCATTTCCAGCAGATTGAACTGCGGCGCGGCGGCAATACCCAGTTCGAATGCCAGCGGACCGAGCCGGTAGCGGCGAGTGGCGGCGTCACGCTCCACCATCTGCTCCGCCTGCAAGGCTTTGAGCATGCGGTGGGCAGTCGGCTGCTGCAAGCCGCAAAGCTGGGCCACTTCGACAAATCGCAGGCCGGCCTCCTGGTACTCCGCCAGGACCTTAAGCACATCGACCAGGCGGCGGATGGCCTGGGTACCTGGCACGGCTTCCCGGCGAGTCGATCCAGCCTCAGGAAAATTATCCATATTGTGGAATTATAAACAACAGCCGTTGACACTGCCAAAGCACGTATCTAGATTGGCGGTAAGGTTGAAAATTTCGAACTTCATATTACCGCACTTACATGTTATCCATATTATGAATACTAATCCTTCTGCAATACCCGCCGAACGACTGCCCTACTCGGCCATCATAGATCGCGCCCCGTTAAACAGGCCCGGCAATGCACGCATCATCGTGTGGCCTATCGTCAATGTGGAGCACTGGGACATTGCCCGTCCCATGGCCCGCCAGGTGTTGCCGGCTCCGACCGGCGTCACGCCCTTTCCCGATATCCCCAATTGGGCCTGGCATGAATATGGCATGCGTGTAGGGTTCTGGCGCATGAAGGCCTTGTTCGACAAACTGGGGGTCGTTCCCACGCTCTCCATCAATGGCATGGTTTGCTCCAGCTATCCGCGAGTCGCCCAGGCTGCGCATGACGCCGGCTGGGAATTCATGGGGCATGGCTATATCCAGATGCCGACGCACGCGGTCGACGACCAGGCCGCCATGATCGCCAAGACGGTCGACGCCATACGCAGCTTCACGGGCAATGCGCCCGTCGGCTGGCTTGGCCCCGGACTCACCGAAACCCTGGACAGCGTCGACCTGCTTCATGCAGCCGGCATACGGTACATCGGCGACTGGGTTCTGGACGACGAGCCATGCCGCCTGAAGACCGCCACCGGCCCTATGGTGGCCATGCCTTATTCCGTGGAACTGAACGACGTTCCCATGATGGCGGTCCAGCACCATCGCTCCGAAGAGTTCTACACACGCGTGCGGGACAGTTTTGATCGCCTGTACATGGAAGGCGAGGAACGCGTGCGGGTGATGGCGATTGCCGTCCATCCCTTCCTCAGCGGCGTTCCCCACCGCATCAAGCACCTGGAGAACGCGCTGACCTACATAGCAGGGCATGAAGGCGTCCGCTTCATGACCGGCCAACAGATACTGGAATGGTACGACAAGGTCAGCCCTGCCCAACCCGGCCCCGCAACCGCTCAACCCTAAGGAAACCCAAGGCATGCAGAAAACCTTTTATCCTCAGCAGCGCAACATGCGCTTGCTATCGCAAGACACCCTGGGCGGTTTCGGCGGCGTAGGCGAAGGCATCGCCATGCAGTGCCTGCCGGACGGACGACGCGTCCTGTGGCTGGCGCACGAAGGCGCCCCGAAGAATTTCACGGCCGTCGATGTCTCCGATCCTCGCCGCCCCCGGGTGCTGGTCCAGACCGATCTTCCGCACGCCAACGTGCGGTCGAACTCGCTGGAAGTCAGCGGCAACCTCATGGCAGTAGCCTATCAGGTCAGCCAGCCAGGCCTGGCTCCCGCCGGTTTCGACCTTTTCGACATCAGCCAACCCGAAAAACCCCGCCTGCTGTCCCACTTCGACGCCTCCGCCCCCCACTCCAGGGGCGCGCACTGCCTGTGGTTCGTGGACGGCACGACCGTCCACATGGCTTGCGGCGATCCCGAACTGGTTCCGCGCAACCCCAAGGATGATCAGGTGTATCGCATCGTGGATGTCAGCGACCCGACCTCGCCCAAGGCCATAGGGCGCTGGCACATGCCCGGAACCATGGAAGGCGACGACGCGCCGCCTCCCCAGCGCCTCGCCCCGGAATTCGACTCGGGCTTCCGCGCCCACAACACCAATGTCTATCCGCAGCGTCCCGACCGCTGTTATCTGGGCTACCTGGACGGCGGCGCATTCATCATGGATATCTCGGACCTGAGCAATCCCAAGCCGATCTCGCGCTTCATGAATTCCCCGCCATTCAAGGGCTTCACGCATACCGCGATGCCGCTGTTCGACCGCAAGCTGATGGTGGTCAGCGACGAAACCGTGCAGGACAACGCCGCGGACTGGCCCAAGCTGGTCTGGTTGGTGGACATCAGCGACGAGAAGCATCCGATCAGCATCTCCACGCTGCCCATGCCGCCGGTGGAGATACACAAGCAGAGAGGCGGCCGCTACGGGGCGCACAATGTGCACGAAAACACGCCGGTTCCTGGATCCTGGAAGTCGGAGGACATTCTTGTCTGCTCGTACTTCAACGGCGGCATACGCGCCTACGACATCCGCGATCCCTACAGTCCGCAGGAAGTCGCCTATTTCGTGCCTGACGCGCCGGCGGGTTCACCGGCCGGCTCCATACAGTTCAACGACGTCTTCGTCGACGACCGCGGCATCGTGTTCGCCGTCGACCGTCATGCGGGCGGACTGTATGCGATCGAGATGACGGTATAGCCATGCGGACGGATGCGCGCACACCCGTCATTGTCGTATCGGGCTTTCTGGGCAGCGGCAAGACCACGCTGCTCAAGAAAGTGCTGGCCACGCCGGAATTGTCCAACTCGATGCTCATCGTCAATGAGATCGGCGAAATCGGGATAGACCATCAGTTGCTCGAGCGCTCGAACGACGAAACGGTGCTGCTCGATAACGGCTGCATGTGCTGCCAATTGCGCGGGGACCTCCAGGCGCTGCTCGTGGACCTGGGCATGCGCCGATACCGCGGAGAGCTGCCCAGTTTCGACCGCGTCATCATAGAGACCAGCGGCCTGGCCGAACCCGGCCCCATCGCGCAAACCCTGTATGGCGATGGCCCGCTGTCCCGCGACTACCGGCTCGCCCATGTCGTCACGCTGGTCGACCCGATCAACGCACAGGCGCGTCAGGCCGCACAGGCCATAGCGGATGCCCAGATGGCGGCGGCCGACCTCATCGTCATGAGCAAATCCGACCTGGCCACGCCTGCCCAGGCCGAGGCCGCCTGGGCCTGGGCGCGCTCGGTCAATGGCTATGCCCATGGCATCGCCGCGACGCAGGGCGACATCGACATTGCCCTGCTGGCTCATGCCACACCGTTCAATCATCCCGCCTTGCTGCCGGCCGGGGGCGGCGGGCTGTTCGGCGACATTCGCGCCCTCAGGGAGGACGCGCCCGATGAAGCCGCCGCGCCGGACGCCGCTGGCGCCTACCTTGCCCGGCAGCGTTCCATTCACCCCGCCGGCATCGCCAGTTTCGCGCTGCGCTTCGACGTCCCGCTCGATCGTCCTTTGTTCGATCTGTTCATGTCCACCCTGCTCCGCCTTCGGGGCCAGGACCTGCTGCGCGTGAAGGGCATCGTCTATTTCAAAGGCGAGAGCCAGGCGCAGCTGATCCAGGGCGTATGCCATGTCTACGACAAGCCCGTGGCCCTGGAACGCGACCCCGATGACGCCCGCCAGTCCGCACTGGTGTTCATCGCCCGCAATCTCGAGCGCAGGCAGATCGAAGACTACTGGCAGTCCCTGCTGGCGCTCGCCCATTAACCCCCTTCCACCTTTTACGTTGCTATAACAGGAGACATATATGTTCAAAATTGCACGACTTTCCCGACCCTTGCTTTGCGCACTCGCGCTGGCGGCCAGCCCCGTTCTTGCACAGGGCAGTTACCCATCGCAACCCATACGCATGATCGTCGGCTTTCCTCCAGGAGGCATCTCCGACGTCGTGGCGCGCGCCGTGGCCAGCGAAGCCTCCACGGTTCTGGGACAGACCATCGTAGTGGAAAACCGCCCGGGTGCGGGCACGACCATCGCTTCGGATGTCGTGGCTCGCTCCAAGGCCGATGGCTACACGCTGCTGTTCCAGGATCTGACCACGCATGCGATCAATGCCAGCCTGTACAAGAAGTTGCCCTACGACACCGTCAAAGACTTCACCCCTGTGGCGATGGTATCGTCCACCCCCTTGCTGCTGGTCATCAACTCGAACTCGCCCGTCAAGACCGTGCAGGAACTGAACAAGCGCATACAGGAGAAGCCGGGCACGTACTCCTACGGTTCATCCGGCAATGGCACCATCATCCATCTGGCCAGTGAAATGATGAACAAGGAGGCCAAGAATGACATCGTCCATATTCCCTACAAGGGCAGCGCGCCGCTGGTGACCGCCATCATTTCCGGAGACATCGAGTACGCATTCAGCAGCATGCCTCCCGCCATCGCGCAGGTCAATGCCGGCAAGCTGCGTGCGCTCGCCGTCTCCACCCCCGACCGCGTCGACGCGCTGCCCGATGTCCCGACCATCCGGGAAGCGGGCGTACCCGCGGCCGAACTCACGCTGTACAGCGGAATCCTGGGGCCCGCAGGCATGCCCGACGAAATCGTGTCCCGCCTGAACGAAGCCTTCGGCAAAGCCGTGCAAAGCCCCAAAATAATCCAGACCTTCAGCAAGCTGGGCGCGAAGCCGCTGAGCACGCCACCCGCGGAGATTGCAAAATTGCTGGATTCGGAAATATCCCGCTATGGCAAGGTCGTGAAGGAAACCGGCATTACCATAGATTGACCAACCCGCCGGCGACAGGCAAGGGGCGCCTTGACGCGCCCCTTGCAGCGCATTCAGCAATCATCAAACATAGAATACACAGCATGTCCAAGCCCAAGCTCATCGTCGTTTCCACCGGCGGCACCATTACCATGACCAGCGGCCAGGGGGCGAAAGGCATCGCGCCCACGCTCACCGCCGCCGACCTGCTGAATGCCGTCCCCCAGATTGCGCAGCAAGCCGACATCGAAGCCCTGACCTTCAGCAGCATGCCCGGCGCTTCGCTGACGACGAACCATATCGTCGATCTCGCAAAGCTGATTCAGCAGCGGTTCGACGCCGGCATCGACGGCGCCATTGTCATCCAGGGCACGGACACCATCGAGGAAACGTCCTTCCTGCTCGATCTGCTCGTCGCCGACAGCAAGCCGCTCATCGTCACCGGCGCCATGCGGGGAGCCCAGGCCGCCGGCGCCGATGGTCCCGCCAACCTGCTGGCTTCGGTGGTGGTGGCCGGCTCGCCCCACGCCGCCGGCCGCGGCTCCCTGGTCGTACTGAACGACGAAATCCATGCCGCCGCCTTTGTCCGAAAGGGGCATACCGGCCTGACATCCTCCTTCATATCCCCCAACTGCGGCCCCATCGGACTGGTCTGCGAGCAGCGCGCGCTGTTCACATCCTCACCCGCCGCGCCCCGACGCTCCACGCCCGCACCCGGCGCCCTGGCGGACATTGCCATCGTCA is a genomic window containing:
- a CDS encoding LysR family transcriptional regulator, whose amino-acid sequence is MDPISDLGFFVLTAKHATLARAAQELGVTASTVSKRLAALEQRLGVRLMNRTTRRISLTAEGEAYLAEGSTLLDGLNVLEQTIAGGHAVPRGLLRVHATLGFGRRHIVPAVSRFIREFPQVEVQLHLSDRPASLVEDGFDVAIRFGDMPDSRLTARTIALNRRLLCASPRYLEKAGEPARPSDLPSHDCIVIRESDETYGTWYLSSGSRTETLKVRGRLSTNDGAAALEWALDGHGILLRSEWEAAAYLRSGRLKQVLADWTLPSANIVAVYPTRQNLSARTRAFVGQLADWFADQRRLGAKVGDHW
- a CDS encoding IclR family transcriptional regulator codes for the protein MDNFPEAGSTRREAVPGTQAIRRLVDVLKVLAEYQEAGLRFVEVAQLCGLQQPTAHRMLKALQAEQMVERDAATRRYRLGPLAFELGIAAAPQFNLLEMSAPSLRRLADTSGDTAFLFIRRGNDAVCIDRVLGHYSIQTPVVTIGSRQPLGVNAGGLAMLLALSSSEIDTILAAVATRLGVYGNCDEADIRRLVARSRELGYASIGEMAVPGVTAMGLAVITQFGSPAAALTMAATTSRMTPQRQAELLPVLRAEVDLLAGLLYRR
- a CDS encoding polysaccharide deacetylase family protein; the encoded protein is MNTNPSAIPAERLPYSAIIDRAPLNRPGNARIIVWPIVNVEHWDIARPMARQVLPAPTGVTPFPDIPNWAWHEYGMRVGFWRMKALFDKLGVVPTLSINGMVCSSYPRVAQAAHDAGWEFMGHGYIQMPTHAVDDQAAMIAKTVDAIRSFTGNAPVGWLGPGLTETLDSVDLLHAAGIRYIGDWVLDDEPCRLKTATGPMVAMPYSVELNDVPMMAVQHHRSEEFYTRVRDSFDRLYMEGEERVRVMAIAVHPFLSGVPHRIKHLENALTYIAGHEGVRFMTGQQILEWYDKVSPAQPGPATAQP
- a CDS encoding LVIVD repeat-containing protein translates to MQKTFYPQQRNMRLLSQDTLGGFGGVGEGIAMQCLPDGRRVLWLAHEGAPKNFTAVDVSDPRRPRVLVQTDLPHANVRSNSLEVSGNLMAVAYQVSQPGLAPAGFDLFDISQPEKPRLLSHFDASAPHSRGAHCLWFVDGTTVHMACGDPELVPRNPKDDQVYRIVDVSDPTSPKAIGRWHMPGTMEGDDAPPPQRLAPEFDSGFRAHNTNVYPQRPDRCYLGYLDGGAFIMDISDLSNPKPISRFMNSPPFKGFTHTAMPLFDRKLMVVSDETVQDNAADWPKLVWLVDISDEKHPISISTLPMPPVEIHKQRGGRYGAHNVHENTPVPGSWKSEDILVCSYFNGGIRAYDIRDPYSPQEVAYFVPDAPAGSPAGSIQFNDVFVDDRGIVFAVDRHAGGLYAIEMTV
- a CDS encoding CobW family GTP-binding protein, which gives rise to MRTDARTPVIVVSGFLGSGKTTLLKKVLATPELSNSMLIVNEIGEIGIDHQLLERSNDETVLLDNGCMCCQLRGDLQALLVDLGMRRYRGELPSFDRVIIETSGLAEPGPIAQTLYGDGPLSRDYRLAHVVTLVDPINAQARQAAQAIADAQMAAADLIVMSKSDLATPAQAEAAWAWARSVNGYAHGIAATQGDIDIALLAHATPFNHPALLPAGGGGLFGDIRALREDAPDEAAAPDAAGAYLARQRSIHPAGIASFALRFDVPLDRPLFDLFMSTLLRLRGQDLLRVKGIVYFKGESQAQLIQGVCHVYDKPVALERDPDDARQSALVFIARNLERRQIEDYWQSLLALAH
- a CDS encoding Bug family tripartite tricarboxylate transporter substrate binding protein, coding for MFKIARLSRPLLCALALAASPVLAQGSYPSQPIRMIVGFPPGGISDVVARAVASEASTVLGQTIVVENRPGAGTTIASDVVARSKADGYTLLFQDLTTHAINASLYKKLPYDTVKDFTPVAMVSSTPLLLVINSNSPVKTVQELNKRIQEKPGTYSYGSSGNGTIIHLASEMMNKEAKNDIVHIPYKGSAPLVTAIISGDIEYAFSSMPPAIAQVNAGKLRALAVSTPDRVDALPDVPTIREAGVPAAELTLYSGILGPAGMPDEIVSRLNEAFGKAVQSPKIIQTFSKLGAKPLSTPPAEIAKLLDSEISRYGKVVKETGITID
- a CDS encoding asparaginase — protein: MSKPKLIVVSTGGTITMTSGQGAKGIAPTLTAADLLNAVPQIAQQADIEALTFSSMPGASLTTNHIVDLAKLIQQRFDAGIDGAIVIQGTDTIEETSFLLDLLVADSKPLIVTGAMRGAQAAGADGPANLLASVVVAGSPHAAGRGSLVVLNDEIHAAAFVRKGHTGLTSSFISPNCGPIGLVCEQRALFTSSPAAPRRSTPAPGALADIAIVKACLGDDGRILDALPGMAYAGVVVEAMGAGHVPQSWVPGLSGLAEKMPVVLAVRTPAGPVFNNTYGFPGSEIDLINRGLIPAGLLDALKARLLLGVSMGNNETPEGIRLQFKRFSYLQD